Proteins encoded together in one Impatiens glandulifera chromosome 1, dImpGla2.1, whole genome shotgun sequence window:
- the LOC124919414 gene encoding sm-like protein LSM1A, producing MAREMARFSGLHLPKLYSDHRPIILKGLVQTRTGQEHKPFRFLAAWKKIFTCQHLASYLDKKLIVLLRDGRKLMGILRSFDQFTNVVIEGAYERVIVGDIYCGIPLGLYIIRGENVILIDEMNLEKEELPPHMTSILLTEITRTQKMERKASNLKGTMRRIMEFPNMD from the exons ATGGCTCGAGAAATGGCAAGATTCTCAGGTCTTCACTTACCCAAGTTATACTCTGACCATCGACCCATCATTCTTAAAGGTCTTGTGCAGACTAGGACAGGTCAGGAGCATAAACCGTTTCGATTCTTGGCAGCCTG gaaaaaaatatttacttgtCAACATCTCGCAAGCTATCTTGATAAGAAGTTGATTGTATTGCTGCGAGATGGAAGAAAGCTTATGGGCATACTTCGTTCCTTTGACCAATTTACAAATGTGGTGATAGAAGGTGCTTATGAACGAGTTATAGTTGGTGATATTTATTGTGGCATTCCTCTAGGTCTATATATTATTCGAGGAGAGAATGTGATTCTAATTGACGAAATGAATTTAGAAAAGGAAGAACTTCCTCCTCACATGACTTCTATTTTACTTACAGAAATAACAAGGACGCAAAAGATGGAAAGGAAAGCTTCAAATCTGAAAGGTACAATGAGAAGGATAATGGAATTCCCAAACATGGATTAA
- the LOC124919423 gene encoding uncharacterized protein LOC124919423, producing the protein MEDNEKVEDEKQEDVEKVEDAQKVETDEKVEDERKDNDEKVDDDEKVEDAKVEDVKIEVEAKLEDGVARVDDVEVDLKLKDLKVKVKDEKTVGDVKANDDNDDNDDFQLYNTPPKGNYGRRVRKPKKDDSYTNPSLSKMPKTKDPMKVNHLQKFDDELLHKVKAWLDDPKTDNSTTDLHTVQAKKEVLVRVVTRLTWIEDEEIDAFCHLLRKRISCYPKTYKNTLAAIGDCVLSDRIRRLHRDFIKDPAKFPVDEFKDYYMGAPHRYMPEWSTIDDVYMPVNINQKHWILCVARLQKYRIDVYDCDAYLYKNLDPYLKPFCDMIPCIFAKTITPGERVRYPNFNFEGPLQPMTYKRFPHPKVKTAAPKVGEVPRATESGDCGVFTLMYMEHLTANQPVHNVTSENMGFFRQKMAVRLFHQIMEP; encoded by the exons ATGGAGGacaatgagaaggtggaggatgaaaaACAAGAGGACgttgagaaggtggaggacgcACAGAAGGTGGAGACcgatgagaag gtggaggatgaaagAAAAGACAACGATGAGAAGgtagatgatgatgagaaggtggaggatgcgAAGGTGGAGGACGTAAAGATAGAGGTTGAGGCTAAATTGGAGGACGGTGTGGCTAGGGTGGATGATGTGGAGGTTGATCTGAAACTGAAGGATTtgaaagtgaaggtgaaggatgagaAGACTGTGGGGGATGTGAAGGCaaatgatgacaatgatgacAATGACGATTTCCAGTTATACAATACTCCTCCTAAAGGAAATTATGGGAGGAGAGTGAGGAAGCCGAAAAAAGATGACTCGTACACCAACCCTTCCTTGTCAAAAATGCCCAAGACAAAGGATCCTATGAAAGTGAAtcaccttcaaaaatttgatgatgagctacTTCATAAAGTAAAGGCGTGGTTGGATGATCCAAAAACCGATAATTCGACAACGGATTTACATACggttcaagcaaagaaggaagTGTTGGTTAGAGTTGTAACAAGGCTTACATGGATTGAAGACGAG GAAATCGATGCATTCTGCCATCTTCTGCGGAAAAGGATTTCCTGCTATcccaaaacatataaaaatacacTTGCGGCAATTGGGGATTGCGTATTGTCGGATAGAATCAGGCGACTGCACAGGGATTTTATTAAGGATCCTGCCAAATTTCCAGTCGACGAATTCAAAGACTATTATATGGGCGCACCACATAGATATATGCCAGAGTGGTCTACAATTGACGACGTCTACATGCCAGTGAACATTAACCAGAAACACTGGATTTTATGTGTAGCACGTCTTCAAAAGTACCGCATTGACGTGTACGACTGTGACGCCTATCTTTATAAGAATCTGGATCCTTATTTGAAACCCTTCTGCGACATGATTCCATGTATATTCGCCAAAACAATCACTCCCGGTGAGAGGGTAAGGTATCCTAATTTCAACTTCGAAGGCCCCCTCCAACCAATGACATACAAACGGTTTCCACACCCCAAAGTGAAAACCGCTGCTCCTAAGGTTGGAGAAGTCCCGCGGGCAACAGAGAGCGGGGACTGTGGGGTCTTCACGCTAATGTACATGGAACACTTGACCGCTAATCAACCCGTGCATAATGTGACCTCAGAAAATATGGGATTTTTTAGGCAGAAGATGGCGGTCCGGTTATTCCATCAGATTATGGaaccttaa